A stretch of the Actinotalea sp. JY-7876 genome encodes the following:
- the ptsP gene encoding phosphoenolpyruvate--protein phosphotransferase, whose protein sequence is MSSSTTGVLHGFGVGRGAVVGPVARAHPAPGVDTDAPPPSDVPAALAAVDEAFTAVAAALQERADAAGGTIAEVLGATAMMANDPELRAGARRRVEEGSAPDVAVDRAVGEFVTTFSALGGYFAERVTDLVSVRDRVVARLQGRPEPGVPPLDEPSVVVALDLSPADTAALDLDKVLGIVIEQGGPTGHTAIIAGQLGIPCVVQVTGASALEAGRVVAVDAAAGTVTPDPDEDVVERARVRGRALAALAEATGPGATRDGHAVGLLANIGTAEDAERVGEGVEGVGLFRTEVLFLGRTSAPTEDEQAATYARALTALGGRKVVVRTLDAGADKPLAFVTRPGEENPALGVRGYRLVRTAEDLLRTQLRAIARAAAETGGEPWVMAPMVATVEEAAQFAAIAREEGVATVGVMVEVPSAALRARDLLAEVDFVSLGTNDLAQYTMATDRLLGELGDLLDPWQPAVLDLVASVATAGVEAGKPVGVCGESASDPAMALALVGMGVTSLSMSPAAVPGVRFALSRHDLERCREVAAAARAARTAVDARAAALALVDPEVREVLALA, encoded by the coding sequence ATGAGCTCCTCCACGACCGGCGTCCTGCACGGCTTCGGCGTCGGACGCGGCGCCGTCGTCGGCCCCGTCGCGCGCGCGCACCCCGCGCCCGGCGTCGACACGGACGCGCCGCCGCCCTCCGACGTGCCCGCGGCGCTGGCGGCGGTCGACGAGGCGTTCACGGCCGTCGCCGCGGCGCTGCAGGAGCGCGCCGACGCCGCCGGGGGCACGATCGCCGAGGTGCTCGGTGCGACGGCGATGATGGCGAACGACCCGGAGCTGCGGGCCGGCGCGCGCCGGCGCGTCGAGGAGGGCAGCGCGCCCGACGTCGCCGTCGACCGCGCGGTCGGGGAGTTCGTCACCACCTTCAGCGCGCTCGGCGGCTACTTCGCGGAGCGCGTCACCGACCTCGTGAGCGTCCGTGACCGCGTCGTCGCGCGCCTCCAGGGCCGGCCGGAGCCGGGCGTCCCGCCCCTGGACGAGCCGTCCGTCGTCGTCGCGCTGGACCTCTCGCCCGCGGACACCGCCGCCCTGGACCTCGACAAGGTGCTCGGCATCGTCATCGAGCAGGGCGGCCCGACGGGGCACACCGCGATCATCGCGGGCCAGCTGGGCATCCCGTGCGTCGTGCAGGTCACCGGCGCGTCGGCGCTCGAGGCGGGGCGCGTCGTCGCCGTCGACGCGGCGGCGGGGACCGTGACGCCCGACCCGGACGAGGACGTCGTCGAGCGTGCCCGCGTGCGCGGGCGGGCACTCGCGGCGCTCGCGGAGGCGACCGGCCCGGGCGCGACGCGCGACGGGCACGCCGTCGGGCTGCTCGCGAACATCGGCACCGCCGAGGACGCCGAGCGGGTGGGCGAGGGCGTCGAGGGCGTCGGCCTGTTCCGGACCGAGGTCCTGTTCCTCGGGCGGACCAGCGCGCCCACCGAGGACGAGCAGGCCGCGACGTACGCCCGCGCGCTGACGGCGCTCGGCGGGCGCAAGGTCGTCGTCCGCACGCTCGACGCGGGGGCGGACAAGCCGCTGGCGTTCGTCACCCGGCCGGGCGAGGAGAACCCGGCCCTCGGCGTGCGCGGCTACCGCCTCGTGCGGACCGCCGAGGACCTGCTGCGGACGCAGCTGCGGGCGATCGCCCGCGCGGCCGCGGAGACGGGCGGTGAGCCGTGGGTCATGGCGCCCATGGTCGCCACGGTGGAGGAGGCGGCGCAGTTCGCGGCGATCGCGCGCGAGGAGGGTGTCGCGACGGTCGGCGTCATGGTCGAGGTCCCCTCGGCCGCCCTGCGCGCGCGCGACCTGCTCGCCGAGGTCGACTTCGTCTCGCTCGGCACCAACGACCTGGCGCAGTACACGATGGCCACCGACCGCCTGCTCGGCGAGCTCGGGGACCTGCTCGACCCCTGGCAGCCGGCGGTCCTGGACCTCGTCGCGTCCGTGGCGACGGCCGGCGTCGAGGCGGGCAAGCCCGTGGGCGTGTGCGGCGAGTCCGCGTCGGACCCGGCGATGGCCCTCGCCCTGGTCGGCATGGGCGTGACCTCGTTGTCCATGTCGCCCGCCGCGGTGCCAGGCGTCCGGTTCGCGCTGTCGCGGCACGACCTGGAGCGGTGCCGTGAGGTCGCGGCGGCGGCGCGGGCGGCGCGCACCGCCGTCGACGCGCGCGCGGCGGCGCTCGCGCTCGTGGATCCCGAGGTCCGCGAGGTCCTCGCCCTCGCCTAG
- the pfkB gene encoding 1-phosphofructokinase: MIVTVTPNPSVDRTLELDALAVGEVNRAHATHVHAGGKGINVSRALVAQGHATRAVLPAGGGDGDLLVALLAEQGVPARAVTVSGETRSNITLVERTGATTKVNAPGPPLGTDDVAALLAAVSREIAAGAGGVVGAGSLPAGAADDFFVRLAALAGRHGVPCALDSSGAPLAAAVAAGGLDVVKPNDEELGELVGRDLVVVGDVVDAARELVARGTRQVLVSLGPHGALLVDAERVAWAGGPALVPASTVGAGDVTLAGFLAAAGAAPARRLATAVAWGRAAVLLPGTAVPDPADIRLADVRVVEEPDPDLALKEL, translated from the coding sequence ATGATCGTCACCGTCACCCCCAACCCGAGCGTGGACCGGACGCTCGAGCTCGACGCGCTCGCGGTCGGGGAGGTCAACCGGGCGCACGCGACGCACGTCCACGCGGGCGGCAAGGGCATCAACGTCTCGCGGGCGCTGGTCGCGCAGGGGCACGCCACGCGTGCCGTGCTGCCGGCCGGAGGGGGTGACGGCGACCTGCTCGTCGCCCTGCTGGCGGAGCAGGGCGTGCCCGCGCGCGCGGTGACGGTCTCGGGGGAGACGCGCTCCAACATCACCCTGGTCGAGCGCACCGGCGCCACGACCAAGGTCAACGCCCCCGGGCCGCCGCTCGGGACCGACGACGTCGCCGCGCTCCTGGCCGCGGTCTCCCGGGAGATCGCGGCCGGGGCGGGCGGCGTCGTCGGTGCCGGGAGCCTGCCGGCGGGCGCCGCAGACGACTTCTTCGTCCGGCTCGCCGCGCTCGCGGGCCGGCACGGCGTGCCCTGCGCGCTCGACTCGTCCGGCGCCCCGCTCGCGGCCGCGGTCGCGGCGGGGGGCCTGGACGTCGTCAAGCCCAACGACGAGGAGCTGGGCGAGCTCGTGGGGCGCGACCTCGTCGTCGTCGGCGACGTGGTCGACGCGGCGCGCGAGCTCGTGGCGCGCGGCACGCGCCAGGTCCTGGTGAGCCTGGGCCCCCACGGGGCGCTGCTCGTCGACGCGGAGCGGGTCGCCTGGGCCGGCGGTCCGGCGCTCGTCCCGGCCTCGACCGTCGGCGCGGGTGACGTCACGCTGGCGGGCTTCCTCGCGGCCGCCGGTGCCGCACCGGCGCGGCGGCTGGCGACCGCCGTGGCGTGGGGCCGGGCCGCCGTCCTCCTGCCGGGCACCGCGGTGCCCGACCCCGCGGACATCCGCCTCGCGGACGTGCGCGTCGTCGAGGAGCCGGACCCCGACCTCGCGCTCAAGGAGCTGTGA
- a CDS encoding PTS sugar transporter subunit IIA has product MSAGLGGGYGVLAPHDVVVGAVAGSKVDAIRDAGERLVRSGAVDASYVDAMLERERSISTYMGNHLAIPHGTDEAKGAIRRSALSLVRYDEPVDWDGNPVRVVVGIAGVGDEHLAILSKIALVFADTDQVQRVLDAPSAAALYEILEQVNEA; this is encoded by the coding sequence ATGAGCGCGGGCCTGGGCGGCGGGTACGGCGTCCTGGCGCCGCACGACGTCGTCGTCGGCGCCGTGGCGGGCTCCAAGGTGGACGCGATCCGCGACGCGGGGGAGCGGCTGGTCCGCTCCGGCGCCGTCGACGCCTCGTACGTCGACGCGATGCTCGAGCGCGAGCGCTCGATCTCGACGTACATGGGCAACCACCTCGCCATCCCGCACGGGACCGACGAGGCCAAGGGGGCCATCCGGCGCTCGGCGCTGAGCCTGGTGCGCTACGACGAGCCCGTCGACTGGGACGGCAACCCCGTCCGCGTCGTCGTCGGGATCGCGGGCGTCGGCGACGAGCACCTCGCGATACTGTCGAAGATCGCGCTCGTCTTCGCGGACACCGACCAGGTGCAGCGCGTGCTGGACGCGCCGTCCGCGGCGGCGCTCTACGAGATCCTGGAGCAGGTGAACGAGGCCTGA
- a CDS encoding PTS mannitol transporter subunit IICB yields MSATTAEAPRTVSRGKAAQVRVQRLGAFLSSMIMPNLPAFLAWGLITSLFIAVGWTPNPILGGYGNADVIGWQGAATALAQAEDGTTFQQYVGLVGPMITYLLPLLIANAGGRVVYGDRGAVVASIAALGMIVGSAVPMFLGAMIVGPAAAWVIKKVDALWAGKIKAGFEMLVDMFAAGIVGAALAVLAFFGIAPIVSSLSRFLESVVGWLADNNLLPVMSIIVEPAKVLFLNNAIGNGVLVPLGAQQTVAEGQSLLYLVESNPGPGLGILLAFTFFGVGAAKSSAPGAAVVQFLGGIHEVYFPFVLMKPALILAAIAGGATGVATNMVLGTGLRGPAAPGSIIAVLAATPRGAFVGVILSVVLSFTVTFLIAAVILRASRKRDLETGGGDLGAAIAQTESNKGRSSAALGALAGAGAASPAGTGQAADGAVTTNDAVTTNDVTTNDAVTTNGAATPIRSIVFACDAGMGSSAMGASILRDKLKKAGRTDVTVVNTAVARLEDDVDLVITQRELTDRARRHAPSARHVSVDNFLSSPVYDDVVREVRAAGTEAAPA; encoded by the coding sequence ATGTCCGCAACGACGGCCGAGGCCCCCCGCACCGTGAGCCGGGGCAAGGCTGCCCAGGTCCGCGTGCAGAGGCTGGGGGCGTTCCTCAGCAGCATGATCATGCCCAACCTCCCGGCCTTCCTGGCCTGGGGGCTCATCACCTCGCTGTTCATCGCCGTGGGCTGGACGCCCAACCCGATCCTCGGCGGCTACGGCAACGCCGACGTCATCGGCTGGCAGGGGGCCGCCACCGCCCTCGCGCAGGCCGAGGACGGCACCACGTTCCAGCAGTACGTCGGCCTGGTCGGGCCGATGATCACCTACCTGCTGCCGCTGCTCATCGCCAACGCGGGCGGCCGCGTGGTCTACGGGGACCGCGGCGCCGTCGTCGCGTCGATCGCCGCCCTGGGCATGATCGTCGGCAGCGCCGTGCCGATGTTCCTGGGCGCCATGATCGTCGGGCCGGCCGCCGCCTGGGTGATCAAGAAGGTCGACGCGCTCTGGGCAGGGAAGATCAAGGCCGGCTTCGAGATGCTGGTCGACATGTTCGCGGCCGGCATCGTCGGCGCCGCGCTCGCCGTGCTCGCCTTCTTCGGGATCGCGCCGATCGTCAGCTCCCTGTCGAGGTTCCTCGAGTCGGTCGTCGGCTGGCTCGCGGACAACAACCTGCTGCCGGTCATGAGCATCATCGTCGAGCCGGCCAAGGTGCTGTTCCTCAACAACGCGATCGGCAACGGCGTCCTCGTGCCGCTCGGCGCGCAGCAGACGGTCGCCGAGGGCCAGTCCCTGCTGTACCTCGTCGAGTCGAACCCCGGGCCCGGCCTGGGCATCCTGCTGGCCTTCACCTTCTTCGGGGTCGGGGCCGCGAAGAGCTCGGCGCCCGGCGCCGCCGTCGTCCAGTTCCTCGGCGGCATCCACGAGGTCTACTTCCCGTTCGTGCTCATGAAGCCGGCGCTGATCCTCGCGGCGATCGCGGGCGGCGCGACGGGCGTCGCGACGAACATGGTGCTCGGCACCGGGCTGCGTGGCCCGGCGGCGCCCGGGTCGATCATCGCCGTCCTGGCGGCGACCCCCCGGGGTGCGTTCGTCGGCGTGATCCTCTCGGTGGTCCTGTCGTTCACGGTGACGTTCCTCATCGCCGCGGTGATCCTGCGGGCCTCGCGCAAGCGCGACCTGGAGACGGGCGGGGGCGACCTCGGCGCGGCGATCGCGCAGACCGAGTCGAACAAGGGCCGGAGCAGCGCGGCGCTCGGGGCGCTCGCCGGCGCGGGTGCCGCGTCCCCCGCGGGGACCGGGCAGGCCGCCGACGGCGCCGTGACCACGAACGACGCCGTGACCACGAACGACGTGACCACGAACGACGCCGTGACCACGAACGGCGCCGCGACGCCGATCCGCTCGATCGTCTTCGCGTGCGACGCCGGCATGGGGTCGTCCGCGATGGGCGCGAGCATCCTGCGCGACAAGCTCAAGAAGGCGGGCCGCACCGACGTCACGGTGGTCAACACCGCGGTCGCGCGCCTCGAGGACGACGTCGACCTCGTGATCACCCAGCGCGAGCTCACCGACCGGGCCAGGCGGCACGCACCGAGCGCGCGCCACGTCTCGGTGGACAACTTCCTCTCCAGCCCCGTGTACGACGACGTCGTGCGCGAGGTCCGGGCCGCCGGCACCGAGGCGGCGCCGGCATGA
- a CDS encoding zinc-dependent dehydrogenase — protein sequence MDVFRFYAPGDVRLEDAPEPTTAPGEVKIRVRACSMCGTDVKISTSGHQRIVPPRVMGHEIAGEIVEVGEGVDAWAPGDRVQVIAAIPCGRCDYCRAGAMTICPNQVSMGYDFDGGFAPYMIVPREVLAVDGLNRIPDNVSFAEASVAEPFACAINAQEIADVRKGDVVVVVGSGPIGCLHVRLARARGAARVLLVELSRERLDLAAAVVRPDAAICASDTDPVEAVRHLTDGRGATVVITAAASGAAQEQALQMLAPQGRVSFFGGLPKDRPTITLDSNLVHYKELTIVGANGSSPEHNRRALAHIADGSVPVADLITHRLPLDRVAEGIDVVRTGAGIKVTIEP from the coding sequence ATGGACGTCTTCCGCTTCTACGCCCCCGGCGACGTGCGCCTGGAGGACGCGCCCGAGCCCACGACGGCGCCGGGTGAGGTCAAGATCCGGGTCCGGGCGTGCTCGATGTGCGGCACCGATGTGAAGATCTCCACCTCGGGGCACCAGCGCATCGTCCCGCCGCGCGTCATGGGTCACGAGATAGCGGGCGAGATCGTCGAGGTCGGCGAGGGCGTCGACGCCTGGGCACCGGGGGACCGGGTCCAGGTCATCGCGGCGATCCCGTGCGGCCGCTGCGACTACTGCCGGGCGGGCGCGATGACGATCTGCCCGAACCAGGTCTCCATGGGCTACGACTTCGACGGCGGTTTCGCGCCGTACATGATCGTGCCGCGCGAAGTCCTCGCCGTGGACGGCCTCAACCGCATCCCGGACAACGTCTCCTTCGCCGAGGCCAGCGTCGCCGAGCCGTTCGCGTGCGCGATCAACGCGCAGGAGATCGCCGACGTGCGCAAGGGAGACGTCGTGGTCGTCGTCGGCTCCGGCCCGATCGGCTGCCTGCACGTCCGCCTCGCCCGGGCCCGCGGGGCGGCGCGCGTGCTGCTCGTCGAGCTGAGCCGCGAGCGCCTCGACCTGGCGGCCGCCGTCGTGCGGCCGGACGCGGCGATCTGCGCCTCGGACACCGACCCCGTGGAGGCCGTGCGCCACCTCACCGACGGCCGCGGTGCGACGGTCGTCATCACGGCCGCCGCGTCGGGCGCGGCGCAGGAGCAGGCGCTGCAGATGCTCGCCCCGCAGGGGCGCGTGAGCTTCTTCGGCGGGCTGCCCAAGGACCGGCCGACCATCACGCTCGACTCGAACCTCGTGCACTACAAGGAGCTCACCATCGTCGGGGCCAACGGCTCGAGCCCCGAGCACAACCGCCGGGCGCTCGCGCACATCGCCGACGGCAGCGTGCCGGTCGCCGACCTCATCACGCACCGGCTGCCGCTCGACCGGGTCGCCGAGGGCATCGACGTCGTCCGCACGGGCGCCGGCATCAAGGTCACGATCGAGCCGTGA
- a CDS encoding DeoR/GlpR family DNA-binding transcription regulator, protein MYATERQQEILVRARLDGRVEVKDLAEQLDVTPETVRRDLTTLERRGVLRRVHGGAIPVERLGIEPAVADREGRMAGQKERIAKAALDELPDGGAIVLDAGTTTIRLAEMLPTDRELTVVTHALPVAMVLASRPSITLHLLGGTVRGRTLAAVGPWAERAMADVYADVAFLGTNGLTVERGLTTPDLAEAGVKRALVAAARRTVVLADHTKVGRADFAQVAPLSVVDTVITDSELEPDLAEEIEAAGPRVVRA, encoded by the coding sequence GTGTACGCGACGGAGCGGCAGCAGGAGATCCTCGTCCGGGCGCGCCTCGACGGCCGCGTCGAGGTCAAGGACCTCGCCGAGCAGCTCGACGTCACGCCCGAGACGGTGCGCCGCGACCTGACCACGCTCGAGCGCCGCGGGGTCCTGCGCCGCGTCCACGGCGGGGCGATCCCGGTCGAGCGGCTCGGCATCGAGCCGGCGGTCGCCGACCGCGAGGGCCGCATGGCGGGGCAGAAGGAGCGCATCGCCAAGGCGGCGCTCGACGAGCTCCCCGACGGCGGCGCCATCGTCCTCGACGCCGGCACGACGACGATCCGCCTGGCCGAGATGCTCCCGACGGACCGGGAGCTCACCGTGGTGACGCACGCCCTGCCGGTCGCGATGGTCCTCGCGTCGCGCCCCAGCATCACGCTGCACCTGCTGGGCGGCACCGTGCGCGGCCGGACGCTGGCCGCCGTCGGCCCGTGGGCCGAGCGCGCGATGGCCGACGTCTACGCGGACGTGGCCTTCCTCGGGACGAACGGGCTCACGGTGGAGCGCGGGCTCACGACCCCGGACCTCGCGGAGGCCGGCGTCAAGCGCGCCCTCGTCGCCGCCGCGCGCCGCACGGTGGTGCTCGCCGACCACACCAAGGTCGGGCGGGCCGACTTTGCGCAGGTCGCGCCGCTGTCGGTGGTGGACACCGTCATCACGGACTCGGAGCTCGAGCCCGACCTGGCCGAGGAGATCGAGGCGGCGGGACCGCGGGTGGTCCGCGCATGA
- a CDS encoding GuaB3 family IMP dehydrogenase-related protein, translating into MSNEIEIGRGKRGRRAYSFDDVAVVPSRRTRDPEEVSVGWQIDAYHFDLPVVAAPMDSVMSPETAVALGRHGGLGVLDLEGLWTRYEDPTPFLEEIGTLDASAATARMQEIYAAPIIPELITQRLQEVRSAGVTVAGALSPQRTQQYWKHVVDAGVDLFVIRGTTVSAEHVSSRAEPLNLKRFIYELDVPVIVGGASTYTAALHLMRTGAAGVLVGFGGGAAHTTRTSLGIHAPMATAVADVAAARRDYLDESGGRYVHVIADGGVGRAGDLVKAVACGADAVMLGAALARAAEAPGRGWHWGPEAHHPELPRGERVGVGTAGTLQEILFGPGKQADGTLNLVGALRRALATTGYSDLKEFQRVEVVVSPYQPH; encoded by the coding sequence GTGAGCAACGAGATCGAGATCGGCCGCGGCAAGCGCGGGCGCCGCGCCTACTCCTTCGACGACGTCGCCGTCGTGCCCTCGCGCAGGACGCGCGACCCGGAGGAGGTGTCGGTCGGCTGGCAGATCGACGCCTACCACTTCGACCTGCCGGTCGTCGCGGCCCCGATGGACTCGGTGATGAGCCCCGAGACCGCCGTCGCGCTCGGCCGTCACGGCGGCCTGGGCGTCCTCGACCTCGAGGGCCTGTGGACGCGCTACGAGGACCCGACGCCGTTCCTCGAGGAGATCGGGACGCTCGACGCGTCCGCCGCGACCGCGCGGATGCAGGAGATCTACGCGGCGCCGATCATCCCGGAGCTCATCACCCAGCGGCTCCAGGAGGTGCGCAGCGCCGGCGTGACGGTCGCGGGCGCGCTGTCGCCGCAGCGGACCCAGCAGTACTGGAAGCACGTGGTCGACGCGGGCGTCGACCTCTTCGTCATCCGGGGCACCACGGTCTCCGCCGAGCACGTGTCCAGCCGGGCCGAGCCGCTCAACCTCAAGCGCTTCATCTACGAGCTCGACGTCCCGGTCATCGTCGGCGGTGCGTCCACCTACACGGCGGCGCTGCACCTCATGCGCACCGGCGCGGCGGGCGTCCTCGTCGGCTTCGGCGGCGGTGCCGCCCACACCACGCGGACGTCGCTCGGCATCCACGCGCCCATGGCGACCGCGGTGGCCGACGTCGCCGCGGCGCGCCGGGACTACCTCGACGAGTCGGGGGGCCGGTACGTGCACGTGATCGCCGACGGCGGCGTCGGACGCGCGGGCGACCTCGTCAAGGCCGTCGCGTGCGGCGCGGACGCCGTGATGCTCGGCGCGGCGCTGGCGCGCGCCGCCGAGGCGCCGGGCCGGGGCTGGCACTGGGGCCCCGAGGCGCACCACCCGGAGCTCCCGCGCGGCGAGCGCGTCGGCGTGGGCACCGCCGGGACGCTGCAGGAGATCCTCTTCGGCCCGGGCAAGCAGGCGGACGGCACCCTGAACCTGGTCGGTGCCCTGCGTCGCGCGCTGGCCACCACCGGCTACTCGGACCTCAAGGAGTTCCAGCGGGTCGAGGTCGTCGTCTCGCCGTACCAGCCGCACTGA
- a CDS encoding type 1 glutamine amidotransferase domain-containing protein, translated as MSHLTGKTIVFLTSTKGVEEPELTEPWKAVQEHGGTPVLVAPEAGEVTAVNNDLEPGGTYPVDRTVADVGVDDLDGLVLPGGTVNADSLRLEADAIALVKAVAEAGKPIAAICHGPWALVEAGVVEGKTLTSYPSLRTDVRNAGGTWTDGEAVVCRERFPLVTSRTPDDLPAFNRELLALFE; from the coding sequence ATGAGCCACCTCACCGGCAAGACGATCGTGTTCCTCACCAGCACCAAGGGCGTCGAGGAGCCCGAGCTCACCGAGCCGTGGAAGGCCGTGCAGGAGCACGGCGGCACGCCCGTGCTCGTGGCGCCGGAGGCGGGCGAGGTCACGGCCGTGAACAACGACCTCGAGCCCGGCGGCACCTACCCGGTCGACCGGACCGTCGCCGACGTCGGCGTGGACGACCTGGACGGCCTCGTGCTGCCCGGCGGGACCGTCAACGCGGACTCCCTGCGCCTGGAGGCCGACGCGATCGCCCTGGTCAAGGCCGTGGCGGAGGCGGGCAAGCCCATCGCCGCCATCTGCCACGGGCCCTGGGCGCTGGTCGAGGCCGGCGTCGTCGAGGGCAAGACCCTGACCTCCTACCCGAGCCTGCGCACGGACGTCCGCAACGCGGGCGGCACGTGGACCGACGGCGAGGCCGTGGTGTGCCGCGAGCGGTTCCCGCTCGTGACGTCGCGCACCCCGGACGACCTGCCGGCCTTCAACCGGGAGCTGCTCGCGCTCTTCGAGTGA
- a CDS encoding inositol monophosphatase family protein, with protein sequence MTATGSRTDPLAGIPVEAVTALVEEVARTVVRPRFRDLARGDVSEKGPGDLVTVVDVAAEVALAEGLTRLTPGVPVVGEEAVAADPALLDVVADADRVWVLDPIDGTQAFVDGAPDYAVMVALVAGGESVAGWICLPEQGRTYVAVRGGGTWLDGRRLTAADADLHALRGAAATKFLPRGPAELPDGVLARVEAGIAALGPGAATSDRLWSGAAYGRILAGEADFAFYWRTNPWDHAAGAVLVREAGGVSRRPDGSDYRPGDDGVGLVVASSAEVADAVVAALRPVLPAGEEPAAR encoded by the coding sequence ATGACGGCGACCGGATCCCGCACCGACCCGCTCGCCGGCATCCCGGTCGAGGCCGTCACCGCCCTTGTCGAGGAGGTCGCCCGCACGGTCGTGCGGCCCCGCTTCCGGGACCTCGCCAGGGGCGACGTCAGCGAGAAGGGCCCCGGCGACCTCGTGACGGTCGTCGACGTCGCGGCCGAGGTGGCACTCGCCGAGGGACTCACCCGGCTGACGCCCGGCGTGCCGGTGGTCGGGGAGGAGGCCGTCGCGGCGGACCCCGCCCTGCTCGACGTCGTCGCGGACGCGGACCGCGTCTGGGTGCTCGACCCCATCGACGGGACGCAGGCGTTCGTCGACGGCGCGCCCGACTACGCCGTGATGGTGGCCCTCGTCGCCGGCGGGGAGTCCGTCGCCGGCTGGATCTGCCTGCCCGAGCAGGGACGCACGTACGTGGCGGTGCGGGGCGGCGGCACCTGGCTCGACGGCCGGCGCCTCACCGCGGCCGACGCCGACCTCCACGCCCTGCGCGGCGCCGCGGCGACGAAGTTCCTGCCGCGCGGTCCCGCGGAGCTGCCCGACGGCGTGCTCGCGCGCGTCGAGGCGGGCATCGCGGCGCTCGGGCCCGGGGCGGCGACGAGCGACCGGCTGTGGTCCGGCGCGGCGTACGGACGGATCCTCGCGGGCGAGGCGGACTTCGCCTTCTACTGGCGCACCAACCCGTGGGACCACGCCGCGGGCGCCGTGCTGGTGCGCGAGGCGGGCGGCGTGAGCCGCCGACCGGACGGCTCGGACTACCGCCCGGGCGACGACGGCGTCGGGCTGGTCGTGGCGTCGTCGGCGGAGGTGGCCGACGCCGTGGTCGCGGCGCTGCGTCCCGTGCTCCCCGCGGGCGAGGAGCCGGCCGCACGCTAG